In Ancalomicrobiaceae bacterium S20, the following proteins share a genomic window:
- a CDS encoding response regulator, with translation MKNCLVVDDSSVIRKVARRILEDLSFDITEAEDGQQALDLCRRAMPDAILLDWNMPVMDGLEFLGALRREPGGHTPKVVFCTTENDIAHIARAMRAGADEYIMKPFDREIVEAKFAEVGLI, from the coding sequence ATGAAGAACTGTCTCGTCGTCGACGACTCGAGCGTGATCCGCAAGGTCGCCCGACGCATCCTTGAAGACCTGTCGTTCGACATCACCGAGGCCGAGGACGGTCAGCAGGCGCTCGACCTCTGCCGTCGCGCCATGCCGGACGCCATCCTGCTCGACTGGAACATGCCGGTCATGGACGGACTGGAGTTCCTCGGCGCGCTTCGGCGCGAGCCCGGCGGTCACACGCCGAAGGTGGTGTTCTGCACGACCGAGAACGACATCGCGCATATTGCACGTGCGATGCGGGCCGGTGCCGACGAGTACATCATGAAGCCCTTCGATCGCGAGATCGTCGAAGCGAAATTCGCCGAGGTCGGCCTGATCTGA
- a CDS encoding protein-glutamate O-methyltransferase CheR translates to MTPIEYDYLRAFLKQRSGLVLTNEKQYLIESRLLPVARKVGLASISALVAKLKEPGSNQLGEDVVEAMTTNESFFFRDKLPFDHFSQTMLPAMLQARAAQRKIRIWCAAASTGQEPYSLAMCLKDVEAKLAGWNVDIIGTDISMEVLEKARAGIYSQFEVQRGLPINYLLKHFTQIGDLWQVSSQIRSMVQYRKLNLLENFSTLGQFDIVFCRNVLIYFDNETKIDILNRIQKMMAPDGFLVLGAAETVVGLTDAFKPVPEKRGLYCVNKPAAPASATGTNGAQPASPFGSRFQFAGAR, encoded by the coding sequence ATGACGCCGATCGAGTACGATTATCTCCGCGCCTTCCTGAAGCAGCGCTCCGGTCTCGTTCTCACCAACGAGAAGCAGTATCTGATCGAGAGCCGCCTGTTGCCGGTCGCGCGCAAGGTCGGGCTCGCCTCGATCTCGGCGCTGGTCGCCAAGCTCAAGGAGCCGGGCAGCAACCAGCTCGGCGAGGATGTCGTCGAGGCGATGACGACCAACGAGTCGTTCTTCTTCCGCGACAAGCTGCCGTTCGACCATTTCAGCCAGACCATGCTGCCGGCGATGCTCCAGGCGCGCGCCGCCCAGCGCAAGATCCGGATCTGGTGCGCCGCCGCGTCGACGGGCCAGGAGCCCTATTCGCTGGCGATGTGCCTGAAGGACGTCGAGGCGAAGCTCGCCGGCTGGAACGTCGACATCATCGGCACCGACATCTCGATGGAGGTGCTGGAGAAGGCCAGGGCCGGCATCTACAGCCAGTTCGAGGTCCAGCGCGGACTGCCGATCAACTATCTGCTGAAGCACTTCACGCAGATCGGCGATCTCTGGCAGGTGTCCTCGCAGATCCGCTCGATGGTGCAGTACCGCAAGCTGAACCTGCTCGAGAATTTCTCGACGCTCGGTCAGTTCGACATCGTGTTCTGCCGCAACGTGCTGATCTATTTCGACAACGAGACCAAGATCGACATCCTGAACCGGATCCAGAAGATGATGGCGCCGGACGGGTTCCTGGTCCTCGGCGCCGCGGAGACGGTGGTCGGCCTGACCGACGCTTTCAAGCCGGTGCCGGAAAAGCGCGGCCTCTACTGCGTCAACAAGCCGGCGGCGCCGGCTTCGGCGACCGGCACCAACGGTGCTCAGCCGGCCTCGCCGTTCGGCTCACGGTTCCAGTTCGCCGGCGCGCGCTGA
- a CDS encoding chemotaxis protein CheW gives MSDEINALAESVQYVTVVIGGQLFGLPIERVHDVFVPESVTRVPLSRPEIAGVLNLRGRIVTAIDMRRRLHLPPREGQNTLMAVGIEHKGESYGLLIDNVGEVLTLPTAGREPNPVNLDGRWATISDGVHRLNGQLMVILDVDRVLGGMHESLAA, from the coding sequence ATGAGCGACGAAATCAACGCCCTGGCCGAAAGCGTCCAGTACGTCACCGTCGTGATCGGCGGCCAGTTGTTCGGATTGCCGATCGAGCGCGTCCACGACGTGTTCGTGCCGGAGTCGGTGACGCGCGTGCCGCTGTCGCGCCCGGAGATCGCGGGCGTGCTGAACCTGCGCGGCCGCATCGTGACCGCCATCGACATGCGCCGGCGGCTGCATCTGCCGCCGCGCGAGGGCCAGAACACGCTGATGGCCGTCGGCATCGAGCACAAGGGCGAGTCCTATGGACTGCTGATCGACAACGTCGGCGAGGTGCTGACGCTGCCGACCGCCGGCCGCGAGCCGAACCCGGTGAACCTCGACGGCCGCTGGGCCACGATCTCCGACGGCGTGCACCGGCTCAACGGTCAGCTCATGGTGATCCTCGACGTCGACCGCGTGCTCGGCGGCATGCACGAGTCGCTGGCGGCCTGA